A single region of the Sorghum bicolor cultivar BTx623 chromosome 9, Sorghum_bicolor_NCBIv3, whole genome shotgun sequence genome encodes:
- the LOC8063619 gene encoding sugar transporter ERD6-like 4, producing MASNRASGSEYESGSDHDGALQKPLLPNSGSWYRMGMGSRQSSLNAAGTSSMAVLRESHVSAFLCTLIVALGPIQFGFTGGYSSPTQASIIRDLNLSISEFSVFGSLSNVGAMVGAIASGQMAEYMGRKGSLMIAAIPNVIGWLAISFAKDSSFLYMGRLLEGFGVGIISYVVPVYIAEISPQNMRGALGSVNQLSVTLGIMFAYLLGLFVPWRLLAVIGTLPCIVLIPGLFFIPESPRWLAKMNMMDDCETSLQVLRGFDADITAEVNDIKRAVTSANRRTTIHFQELNQKKYRTPLIIGIGLLVLQQLSGINGILFYASSIFKAAGLKDSDLDTFALGAIQVLATVVTTMFLDRAGRRILLIISSAGMTISLLVVAIVFYIKDNLSHDSDLYNILSMVSLVGVVAYVIAFSFGMGAIPWIIMSEILPVSIKSLAGSFATLANWLTSFGITMTANLLISWSAGGTFASYMIVSAFTLVFVIIWVPETKGRTLEEIQWSFR from the exons aTGGCGAGCAACAGGGCATCCGGCAGCGAGTACGAGAGCGGCAGCGACCACGACGGCGCGCTGCAGAAGCCGCTGCTGCCCAACAGCGGGAGCTGGTACCGGATGGGGATGGGGTCGCGCCAGTCCAGCCTCAACGCCGCCGGCACCTCCTCCATGGCCGTCCTGCGCGAGTCCCACGTCTCCGCCTTCCTCTGCACGCTCATCGTCGCGCTCGGCCCCATCCAGTTCGGCTTCACCGGCGGCTACTCCTCCCCGACGCAGGCCAGCATCATCCGGGACCTCAACCTCTCCATCTCCGAG TTCTCGGTGTTCGGCTCGCTCTCCAACGTGGGCGCCATGGTCGGGGCGATCGCCAGCGGGCAGATGGCCGAGTACATGGGCCGCAAAGGG TCGTTGATGATTGCAGCGATTCCGAACGTCATTGGTTGGCTTGCAATCTCCTTTGCAAAA GACTCTTCATTTCTGTATATGGGACGCTTACTTGAAGGATTTGGTGTCGGTATCATTTCCTATGTG GTACCAGTATACATAGCAGAGATATCTCCTCAGAACATGAGAGGGGCTCTAGGTTCTGTGAACCAG TTGTCTGTAACCCTTGGTATCATGTTTGCCTATTTGCTCGGCTTATTTGTTCCTTGGAGGCTTCTTGCAGTAATAG GAACCTTGCCCTGCATAGTGTTGATACCTGGCCTATTCTTCATTCCGGAATCTCCAAGATGGCTG GCAAAGATGAATATGATGGATGATTGTGAGACTTCTCTACAAGTTCTGAGGGGATTCGATGCTGACATCACTGCAGAAGTGAATGATATAAAG AGAGCAGTAACATCAGCAAACAGAAGGACTACAATCCATTTTCAGGAGTTGAACCAAAAGAAATACCGAACACCCCTAATT ATAGGAATTGGTCTACTTGTGCTGCAACAGCTAAGTGGAATAAATGGTATACTGTTTTATGCAAGTAGCATCTTCAAAGCTGCAG GTCTCAAGGACAGTGACTTGGACACATTTGCACTTGGAGCTATTCAG GTTCTTGCCACTGTTGTTACAACCATGTTCTTGGACAGAGCTGGTCGACGAATCCTCCTTATT ATTTCTTCTGCTGGGATGACTATAAGCCTTCTTGTAGTTGCTATTGTATTTTACATCAAG GATAATCTTTCACATGACTCTGACTTGTATAACATCTTAAGTATGGTGTCCTTGGTTGGTGTCGTG GCCTATGTCATTGCCTTCTCCTTCGGTATGGGTGCCATTCCTTGGATCATAATGTCCGAG ATCCTCCCAGTTAGCATCAAGAGTCTTGCAGGAAGCTTTGCGACCCTTGCCAACTGGTTGACATCCTTTGGAATAACAATGACAGCCAACTTGCTGATCAGCTGGAGTGCTGGAG GTACGTTTGCCTCCTACATGATTGTGAGTGCCTTCACTCTCGTGTTTGTAATCATTTGGGTGCCAGAGACGAAGGGAAGAACCCTCGAGGAGATACAATGGTCATTCCGCTGA
- the LOC8063620 gene encoding GATA transcription factor 15: protein MLQQEVPPCACGPRYAGGCGGRCAASAPAFSLLFPMPMALPPEQCYYYHAEDGGPVDCTLSLATPSTRRAEAAGVVHARAGGGGGGAAVLVEEPLQQQQEGSPPRRCANCDTASTPLWRNGPRGPKSLCNACGIRYKKEERRAAAAVAPAPATQDSGGWLYACGGYARPPQQQQQQQWGCYGKSVASYGMYGGDGVVDADGPCLSWMLNVVPSSPAFAVPERHTLFQYY from the exons ATGCTGCAGCAGGAGGTTCCGCCGTGCGCGTGCGGGCCGCGCTACGCCGGAGGCTGCGGCGGCAGGTGCGCGGCGTCGGCGCCGGCCTTCTCGCTGCTGTTCCCCATGCCCATGGCGTTGCCGCCGGAGCAGTGCTACTACTACCACGCGGAGGACGGCGGCCCGGTCGACTGCACGCTGTCGCTCGCCACGCCGTCCACGCGCCGGGCCGAGGCCGCCGGCGTTGTCCACGCGCGTgcgggcggtggcggtggcggtgccgCCGTCTTGGTCGAGGAGCCACTCCAACAACAACAAGAAGGCTCGCCGCCCCGGCGGTGCGCCAACTGCGACACCGCGTCGACGCCGCTCTGGCGGAACGGCCCGCGGGGACCCAAG TCGCTGTGCAACGCCTGCGGGATACGGTACAAGAAAGAGGAGCggcgcgccgcggcggcggtggcgccagcGCCGGCGACACAGGACAGCGGGGGCTGGCTGTACGCGTGCGGCGGCTACGCTCgaccgccgcagcagcagcaacagcagcagtggGGATGCTACGGGAAGTCAGTGGCGTCCTACGGGATGTACGGTGGTGACGGCGTCGTCGACGCGGACGGGCCCTGCCTGTCGTGGATGCTCAACGTCGTGCCCTCCTCGCCGGCGTTCGCCGTCCCGGAGAGGCACACTTTGTTCCAGTATTACTAG
- the LOC8074611 gene encoding 3-ketoacyl-CoA synthase 4 produces MNGGAAPPSAASAAAAAATPPHRRLPDFLQSVNLKYVKLGYHYLITHLLTLMLLPLMAVILLEAGRTDPDDLRQLWLHLQYNLVSVLVLSAVLVFGATVYVLTRPRPVYLVDFACYKPPAHLQVRFEEFMRHSKLCGFSEDALEFQRKILERSGLSEETYVPEAMHAIPPQPTMANARAEAETVMFGALDNLFKSTGVKPKDVGVLVVNCSLFNPTPSLSAMIVNKYKLRGNIRSFNLGGMGCSAGVIAVDLARDMLQVHRGTYAVVVSTENITQNWYFGNRKSMLIPNCLFRVGGSAVLLSNRGADRRRAKYSLRHVVRTHKGADDKAFNCVYQEQDGEGKTGVSLSKDLMAIAGGALKTNITTLGPLVLPFSEQLLFFATLVAKKLLSAKMKPYIPDFKLAFEHFCIHAGGRAVIDELEKNLQLSPAHVEASRMTLHRFGNTSSSSIWYELAYMEAKGRVRRGHRIWQIAFGSGFKCNSAVWHALRNVKPSPDNPWEDCIDRYPVELVDGFPTHKPQQ; encoded by the coding sequence ATGAACGGAGGCGCCGCCCCACCGTCGGCGGCgagcgcggccgcggccgccgcgacGCCGCCTCACCGGCGGCTGCCGGACTTCCTCCAGAGCGTGAACCTCAAGTACGTCAAGCTGGGGTACCACTACCTCATCACCCACCTGCTGACGCTGATGCTGCTTCCGCTGATGGCCGTGATCCTCCTCGAGGCCGGGCGCACCGACCCCGACGACTTGCGgcagctgtggctccacctccagTACAACCTCGTGTCCGTGCTCGTCCTCTCCGCCGTGCTCGTGTTCGGCGCCACCGTGTACGTGCTCACCCGCCCCCGCCCCGTCTACCTGGTCGACTTCGCCTGCTACAAGCCGCCCGCACACCTCCAGGTGCGGTTCGAGGAGTTCATGCGCCACTCCAAGCTGTGCGGCTTCTCCGAGGACGCGCTGGAGTTCCAGCGCAAGATCCTGGAGCGTTCCGGGCTCAGCGAGGAGACGTACGTCCCCGAGGCCATGCACGCGATCCCGCCGCAGCCCACGATGGCCAACGCCCGCGCCGAGGCCGAGACCGTCATGTTCGGCGCGCTCGACAACCTCTTCAAGTCCACCGGCGTCAAGCCCAAGGACGTCGGGGTGCTGGTGGTGAACTGCAGCCTCTTCAACCCCACGCCGTCGCTGTCGGCCATGATCGTGAACAAGTACAAGCTCCGCGGGAACATCCGCAGCTTCAACCTCGGCGGCATGGGTTGCAGCGCCGGCGTGATCGCCGTGGACCTGGCCCGCGACATGCTGCAGGTGCACCGCGGCACCTACGCCGTGGTGGTGAGCACGGAGAACATCACCCAGAACTGGTACTTCGGGAACCGCAAGTCGATGCTGATCCCGAACTGCCTGTTCCGCGTGGGCGGCTCGGCGGTGCTGCTGTCGAACCGCGGCGCGGACCGGCGGCGCGCCAAGTACTCGCTGAGGCACGTGGTGCGCACGCACAAGGGCGCGGACGACAAGGCTTTCAACTGCGTGTACCAGGAGCAGGACGGCGAGGGCAAGACCGGCGTGTCGCTGTCCAAGGACCTGATGGCCATCGCGGGCGGCGCGCTCAAGACTAACATCACGACGCTGGGCCCGCTGGTGCTGCCCTTCAGCGAGCAGCTGCTCTTCTTCGCGACGCTGGTGGCGAAGAAGCTGCTGAGCGCCAAGATGAAGCCCTACATCCCGGACTTCAAGCTGGCGTTCGAGCACTTCTGCATCCACGCGGGCGGGCGCGCGGTGATCGACGAGCTGGAGAAGAACCTGCAGCTGAGCCCCGCCCACGTGGAGGCGTCCCGGATGACGCTCCACCGGTTCGGCAACACCTCCAGCAGCTCCATCTGGTACGAGCTCGCCTACATGGAGGCCAAAGGCCGCGTCCGCCGCGGCCACCGCATCTGGCAGATCGCCTTCGGCAGCGGGTTCAAGTGCAACAGCGCCGTGTGGCACGCCCTGCGCAACGTCAAGCCGTCGCCCGACAACCCCTGGGAGGACTGCATTGACCGCTACCCGGTGGAGCTCGTCGACGGCTTCCCCACGCACAAGCCGCAGCAATAG